The proteins below come from a single Aegilops tauschii subsp. strangulata cultivar AL8/78 chromosome 6, Aet v6.0, whole genome shotgun sequence genomic window:
- the LOC109767079 gene encoding reticulon-like protein B23 isoform X2, whose product MGAGGSWRWAVGAVCGGLVYYHCAVRRASAVSLAADVLLVLLCSLSILGLLFRHLHISVPVDPLEWQISQEMANSIVASLANTIGAAESVLRVAATGHDKKLLFKVVLTLYFLAALGRVVSGAAIAYAALCIFSLYMFAQSTDQFDQLPWVPLGRDSLGGAQDTT is encoded by the exons ATGGGGGCGGGGGGATCCTGGCGCTGGGCCGTGGGCGCGGTCTGCGGCGGGCTGGTCTACTACCACTGCGCGGTGCGGCGGGCGAGCGCGGTGTCCCTCGCCGCCGACGTGCTCCTCGtcctcctctgctccctctccATCCTCGGCCTCCTCTTCCGCCACCTGCACATCTC GGTGCCTGTGGATCCTCTTGAGTGGCAGATTTCTCAAGAGATGGCAAATAGTATAGTTGCGTCCTTGGCTAACACAATTGGAGCTGCGGAGTCTGTATTGAGGGTGGCTGCAACTGGACATGACAAGAAACTCTTGTTCAAG GTGGTTCTTACTCTGTATTTCCTAGCAGCTTTGGGAAGGGTCGTCTCAGGCGCTGCTATTGCCTATGCTG CTCTGTGCATCTTCTCCCTCTACATGTTCGCGCAAAGCACCGACCAGTTTGATCAGCTCCCTTGGGTTCCTTTAGGAAGAGACTCGCTGGGCGGCGCCCAGGATACCACATGA
- the LOC109767079 gene encoding uncharacterized protein isoform X1 yields MGAGGSWRWAVGAVCGGLVYYHCAVRRASAVSLAADVLLVLLCSLSILGLLFRHLHISSATSHRAQKKMGRLGRALFCGSSVCMNNSNSVEDLNLDIHLFFGHLELLANKHHFAIVTEFDEKLCVSSITPNDTNSNNNFFSTETFKILENIKVPVDPLEWQISQEMANSIVASLANTIGAAESVLRVAATGHDKKLLFKVVLTLYFLAALGRVVSGAAIAYAALCIFSLYMFAQSTDQFDQLPWVPLGRDSLGGAQDTT; encoded by the exons ATGGGGGCGGGGGGATCCTGGCGCTGGGCCGTGGGCGCGGTCTGCGGCGGGCTGGTCTACTACCACTGCGCGGTGCGGCGGGCGAGCGCGGTGTCCCTCGCCGCCGACGTGCTCCTCGtcctcctctgctccctctccATCCTCGGCCTCCTCTTCCGCCACCTGCACATCTC GTCTGCAACTTCACACCGGGCACAGAAAAAAATGGGGCGGCTCGGGCGCGCTTTATTTTGCGGCAGTTCAGTTTGTATGAACAACTCCAATTCAGTTGAAGACCTAAATCTGGACATCCACTTATTTTTTGGCCACCTTGAGCTCCTGGCGAACAAACACCACTTTGCAATTGTCACGGAATTTGATGAAAagttgtgtgtttccagcatcaCCCCCAATGACACAAACAGCAATAATAACTTCTTCAGTACTGAGACCTTCAAGATTTTGGAGAATATCAA GGTGCCTGTGGATCCTCTTGAGTGGCAGATTTCTCAAGAGATGGCAAATAGTATAGTTGCGTCCTTGGCTAACACAATTGGAGCTGCGGAGTCTGTATTGAGGGTGGCTGCAACTGGACATGACAAGAAACTCTTGTTCAAG GTGGTTCTTACTCTGTATTTCCTAGCAGCTTTGGGAAGGGTCGTCTCAGGCGCTGCTATTGCCTATGCTG CTCTGTGCATCTTCTCCCTCTACATGTTCGCGCAAAGCACCGACCAGTTTGATCAGCTCCCTTGGGTTCCTTTAGGAAGAGACTCGCTGGGCGGCGCCCAGGATACCACATGA